DNA from Mustela nigripes isolate SB6536 chromosome 14, MUSNIG.SB6536, whole genome shotgun sequence:
CAAATACTTGAATAGCTTGCTGGTAGGAGCTGCCCTGGCCCCTGTGAATGAATTAAACCTTTAATACACAGTTACAGTTATTTAAATAGTCTGCATTTGATAACTCCAAAGTCTGGAATTCCTGAGGATTTAAGTGTTGTTTTTCTGCTGACTCCCTTGTGGCCACTCACGGAGGTAATCTTTGTGAGCTTATATCAGTTTCATCCTAATGTATGGAAATCCTCAAGGtctaaatattttgtcttttctaaaagtTCTATTTGGCTCTTTTTTCAAATGTACACCATCATTAACACCAGGGTGCAAGAGATAACTTTTCAGAGAGGAGTGACTATTGCTTCTTCCAGAAGCCAGAAGTCCCTGCTGATATGGGACCACTTTTATATCCTTCCAGGAGTCTCTGTCTTAATGTAGGAAACTCCAATCAGCAGCTCTATTCTATAACATATTTAGGACTTCCTTGCACAATCACAGAGCTGATATTGGTGTTTTCCCTCAGAGCTGCTCTAACTTTTGCATTTGCTCAAGACCATTTTGCCCAGTTCCCTATTTTGGTTTTACCTAATGATAGTATTCACATGTGTTTATACTTATGTGTGggtgtttggagattttcctttttctcccttgaaAGTAGctcattaaaatagttttttcatGGAAAAGCTGGTTGTTTTGTGAGCAGAAAGCTGACATACTGCTAGaaatgaatttttcaaatattttttctgttattcaaAATTCCAAGCATGCACAGAAACTAAAGGACAATACAATGAAATCTCGCATACCATCGCCCACATTCACTTACCAGTTTTGTCATCTATCCTCCTTTCTATGGTTTTGTGAgcccacttccttttttttttttttaagattttatttatttatttatttgacagagagagagagagatcataagtaggcagagaggcagacagggttgtggggggagcaggccccctgctgagcagagagcccagtgcggggctcaatcccaggaccctgagatcatgacctgagccaaaggtagaggcttaacccactgagccacccaggtgccccagtgagcCCACttcttaaacttaaaaatatttattttaaaaagaaacttcataTTGACTCTATGAAATGGAAAACCATGATCTTTTGCCATTAATAGAATGAAACTATAGGAAATACAAGGAAAATCgaagttattaaaaattaagaaaatgaataataaaatataaaagccataattaattgatttatatatacatatctaaaaAGTTTTTCAGTGAGGAAAATGGAAGAACACATGATCAATCAGTTATAAACGTATATGAAAGCTCATTGTCTCTTCATTTAAGATAAGGATTAGTTTCTGAAATAACTGCATGTCCAAAACTGTTCCATCATCATACTACATAATTACAGaagcaacaaaataattttagggtatttataaatttgaaattttttaggCAAATAGTCTGATTtccagaaaatattgaaaattacttaaatttttaaagaaaatttgagaatatggaaagtttaaagaagaaataataaaatgattttgttctttggtttcaatattatagcaccaagaatctcAACTTCCCACACAAACCTGCAATTGGAAAGGAAGGGCAAAACATATTTAGTCCCTTTCTAGGTTTCAGTGATAACATATTTTGCATACCTACTTTTCATTATGAGTAATCGGCAGCTTCTGAAGTGATGGTTAATGTCTCACTGAAAATAACAGAAGTActgaatgtttgaaatatttatggGCTGCCTGTGTAACATGGGTATCACAGATCCAGCCCAGGATTCACTGATCCGTAAGCAGTCACAGAGAACTGTGCATATTGTCCTACTCAAAGCCATGCTTTCACAGcgaaagaatataaaacaaaatcagcaaagggaTATGGGGCAAAAGTCCAGAGAAAACAAAGTTGTGACAACACATGTGAAATACTATCTCCCAAGGACGCACATCAGAGACTCAGTTCCCAAGGGTTTTACTGGAGACTGGTCCCTTAGCCAGCACCTACCCAAGTTCCAGAGTCTCAGAAGGAACACAGCTGTTCAGCATCAGGTGCTCCCATTGTTTTCATAAACGCTTGTGCACAGGGAACCACTATGAGCAGTGGTGAGAACCCTTCTAAAATCCCAAGTTCCCAGGCACTAGCAAAGGACCAACCTTAAAAGCAGGACTTTTTAGGGGTAGTAGTCTCAGGTCTGCTACGTTAACTTTTCTCTGAAGACATAGCTCACTGCTATACTATCTACTTTGGTCTTATCCTAAGTGACAATACCTATGAAATCACAGTTTTGGTGTGgcttttatatgtaatataaattgaaataaatatataagtattaaaattttaaatgttaatgtgtGTACCATCTCATACCCATGGTATGGGATACATGTGGCTactttaaaacagaacaaaacaaaaaaacaaaataaccagtgttggtgaggatgtggaagaatTGAAACCCTTATACACTggtagtgggaatgtaaaatgatgaagCCTCTATGGAAAACGgttcctaaagaaattaaaaatgcaactaccacttccatttctgggtatatacccaaaaagATTAAGATCAGGCTTTTAAAGAGATATTGGTACACACATGTTCATAACATCATTCACAGTAAAAATATGGAAGGAACCCAAGTGacaatcaacagatgaagggataaacaaaatttgctagatatatacaatggaatattatccagcctcAATTTAGGAATGAAATTCCTTAATATGTTGTAAGATGGATGAACCTTGGggacattaagctaagtgaaataagtcagtcacaaaacaaacaaacaaacaacaaatactgtatgattttaccTATATGACATACTTAGAGTGGTCAGATTCatggagggagaaaaacagtggtggtttccaggagctgaggggagtggggaatggggagttattgtttaacgGGTGTAGTTTCAGAACTGCAAGATGGAAAGAGGCATATGGGTAGATGATGGTGATGACTGTACCATAatgtgaatgttcttaatggAAGTGTATGCTTAAAAAGAAGTTATCAAGTCCTGAAAAGACATGGgacatattattaagtgaaagataGGAGACTGAAAAGGCTCCATGCTAGGTGATTCCAAccatgtgacattctggaaaaggtcaAACTATGGACACACAAAAGATTAAGGGTGCCAGGGGTGCGGGGAGAGGTAGGGATGAATtggaggagcacagaggattttagggcattaaaactattttatatgaTACCGTAATGTTGGATACATATTATTACAGATTTGTCTAAACCCATAGATCATACAATTCCGAGAGTGAAGTCCAGTGTAATCTGTGGACTTTGGGATACTGAATTGTAACACGGCCTCATCAGTGGTAACGCATACAGCACCCTGCTGCGATTTGGATTGTAGGGGGGCCTCTGCGTGTATGGAGATAGGGGTTATTTGGGGACTCCCTGTACTTCCAGCTTAATTtggctgtgaatctaaaactgcttgaaaaaatacagtctatttaaaaccaaccaacaaaaataCTTTGTATGGCAAAATGCTATGTGCACACGAAGGGCAGTTACTGCTTACAGAGGCAGGTGCTGTACTTTGAGGGCACAGCTCGACATTTCCAGGGAGATGCTTAGAAACAGAACATCTTTTGgagctgtttttttcttctctgaataaAGTTAGTGTGCTAGAGGCCAAGGACAACACCTTTATGACGGGGGCAGCCAGCTTTCCCGTGTTCCTTCCTTTGGCCCACAAACACAGGTATGCGACTGGAAGCTTCATGAACTGCAGAACTGGCCTTCAgccacttcctctctctgggcttcagtttccctaCTTGAAGGGAaggacattttaaatgttttctaaaacgCTTTCCAGCTCTGGGTTTCTAGgagtcttcttttaatttttccatggGCTCCTGCTTTCTCTGGCTTCGAGGCCTCTGGACATGTGGTTCCTTCCACTAGGATCACCATCCCCACTTGCCTGGCTAATGTCTTGCTGTTCTGCCTTTCTGATCTCAGCATCGGTATCATTTTGGGGAAGTCCTCCTGACCTCTCTACACAGGACTAAGTGCCCTTCTCCATGCCAGGAGATCCCCACTCATCCTCTGTTTCTGTGCTTAATATACTAAATGATAACTTTCTGTTTACTTGTCTCCTCCCAATTCTAGACCTCCCCCTGCTGAGTGTAGGCTGTTGTatttatatcacacacacacacacacacacacacacacacactcactacAGGGAGTCTCAGGCCCAGATTTTCTTGGGGATGGGCCAGCTATGTCTCTGCTTGGGGAGCCTCCAGACCCAAATCCTCCAGGAAGGACTATGCCTCCAGAAACACTCAACCATCAGCTAGAAGCTGTGAGTGGAAGAAACATCTTTCATCCATAAAGGAACACTTTACattattaaaagaatcattattATTAGAACTCACTTGCAACAGAGCCTTTCTAAAGGACCGCAGGGTCCCTTTAAGTGTGACCTTTTTacgtatttgtttttaaaaatttatcagagAGAAGCTTTAAGTTCTGCAGTCTCCCAGCCCAAGGATCTCTCAAAGGTTAAGGTGAAGGATCAGAAATGATAATAATTAGAACAGACCTTTGAGCACTTGGTTTGGAATTTTCCATTGCATTGACAGGAAGGCAGACACCTTCTGTCCTGGCACCTTCCTGCTGTCCCGGGTTGGCTTCGTCCACCCTGCACCTTTGTTCAGCTCCGCCCAGTACTGCCTGGCTGTGTCCTCTCTTCCCACCGGCCTCAGAGCCAGCTCTGGGTGTGCCGAGATGGGGCTGCCCGGGCCAGGGCTGTGGCTGAAGAGGTTCTGGGTCCTCTTGCAGGTGGTGGTGCACGTGGCCGTGGGCAAAGTGTGCCTGATACTGTTTCCGGAAAGAGTCAAGCAACACATCTTGGCCATGAACAAGAAGAACCCCCACTTTTCTTATGACAACTGGGCCCCGACCTTCTACAGCATGCAGTATTTCTGGTTTGTTCTGAAGGTCCGATGGCAGCGACTAGAGGACAGGACAGAGCCCGGGGGCCTGGCACCCAACTGTCCCGTAGTCCAGCTCTCAGGACAGAGATGCAACATCTGGG
Protein-coding regions in this window:
- the DIO1 gene encoding type I iodothyronine deiodinase isoform X2, with protein sequence MGLPGPGLWLKRFWVLLQVVVHVAVGKVCLILFPERVKQHILAMNKKNPHFSYDNWAPTFYSMQYFWFVLKVRWQRLEDRTEPGGLAPNCPVVQLSGQRCNIWDFMHDGWAFKNNVNIRTHRNLQDRLRAARLLLDRNPQCPVVVDTMENQSSQRYAALPERLYVLWEGRILYKGKSGPWNYHPEEVRAVLEKFHIESGKIPQC